In the genome of Methanosarcinales archaeon, the window TTGCTGCGCCAGCATGGCAGCAATCAGGAGGTTATTACACATATACCGGTTGACTTGATGGGTGAGTTGGAAGCTGGAATGAGAGTTGCGGTAAATAATGCCTTTGGAATGGTGAAAGTCTTATCCAGATCTGCAGATGTAAGGGCCAGGGTAATGGAGCTCATCGAATCCCCCAATACTGATTATAATTCTATAGGCGGTCTTAATAAAGAGATCCAGGATGTTGTGGAGACAATTGAACTTCCACTTACCGATCCACAACTATTCAAAGAGGTGGGTGTGGAACCACCGAAAGGCATTCTACTCTACGGCGCACCAGGTACTGGAAAAACACTTATTGCCAAAGCGGTAGCTAGCAGGGCAAAAGCCACATTTATTAGGATGTCGGGCTCAGAACTGGTCCAGAAATATGTAGGAGAAGGTGCACGCCTGGTACGTGATGTTTTCCAGATGGCAAGAGAGAAAGCACCAAGTATTGTGTTCATTGATGAAATTGACTCGGTGGGCGGCCGGCGGACCCATGACGGAACAACCGGTTCTGCAGAAGTGAACAGGACAATGGTTCAGTTATTGGCCGAACTTGACGGGTTCGAAGACCGTGGGGATGTTAAGATCATAGCAGCTACCAACCGGATAGACCTGCTTGATCCTGCCCTTTTAAGACCAGGAAGATTTGATCGGATAATTGAGATCCCTATGCCAGATGAAAAAGGCCGTTTTGAGATTTTCAAGATCCATACCAGGAATATGGCACTGGATTCTGATGTGAATCTGGATAAAATGGTCAAGATGACAGATGGGTTAAGCGGGGCAGATATCAAAGCAATTGTGACCGAAGCTGGAATGTTTGTTATACGCAGGAAAGCCAGGACGATTAAAATGAGCGATTTTATGGATGCATATCACAAGATCATTGTAGAAGAACATGATGATGAGCCGCATGGCATGTTCGTTTAATTGAGATGGATATGTCTGATCTGGTAACTGATGATGATGGCCGTATTGCCCTGGAATTAGCACGCAAAGCTATTACAGAATATTTGAACAGCAAAAAGGTAATAGAACCTGAAGGTCTCTCTCCGGTCTTTTATGAGAACAGAGGTGTATTTGTAACTCTGAATAACAGGATCGGGTCACAAAAAGAACTGCGGGGTTGCATTGGAAGACCCTATCCGGTCATGCCCCTGGGGGATGCGATCATAATTTCTGCAATTAATGCAGCCACTGAGGATACCAGGTTCAATCCTGTAACCATTAAAGAACTTAAGGAGATCTCCATCGAGGTCACTGTACTTACCACTTCCTACCGCCTTGAAGTGGAACCTGAAAAGCTCCCGGGTGAGATTATTGTGGGGAGACACGGCCTAATAGTCCAAAAAGGGCCTTATGCAGGACTTCTGCTGCCTCAGGTTGCTGTAGAACATGGATTTGATGCAGGAAGATTTCTTGATCAAACCTGTCTGAAAGCAGGACTTTATCCTGATGCATGGCTTGAATCTGATACCGAAGTATATGCTTTTGAAGGCCAGATATTTCATGAAGAATAAAATAATTGAATTAACTCTTGAGATATAGATAATATTGTTACGGGAAGTCAGGAAATATGGAATTTTGTCCTAAATGTAAAAGTATGATGATGCCTTCGGGCAATGTAATGAAATGCAGGAAATGTGCATTTGAAAAGGAGAAAGCAGGTGCCAGTAATATACTTGCTAAACAGGAATTCAAAGAACGGGAAGTCACTGTACTTGAAGGTGATGAAGCAGCAGGTCTTCCTACCACAAATGCCCATTGTGAAGAGTGCGGCAACAAAATAGCCTATTGGTGGCTGCGTCAGCTGCGATCGGCCGATGAAAGTGAAACAAGGTTTTTCAGGTGTACCAAATGCGCTAAGACCTGGAGAGAATACGATTAAGTAGTCGTCCTGCAGACCTGTTCAAGATCCAGCAGGAATTTTTCCAGTACGACCTCATTGAGATGGGGCATAATTACCAGCCTTAATGCCTTTGGATCCCTGGTAATAGAGGTGGACCAGCCTTTAACACTCAATTCTTTCCTGACGCGTTTAACATCACCCACATCCAATACTGCAACATTCATCACAGGGTTCATTAGGGTTTCAGCTCCGAACTCACTGGCCCGTTTAACCAGGTTCTTAGTTAATTTCATACAGCTATCTACAATCTGACTGTATCCATCCCATCCTAAATACTTCATCACAGCATATGTTGCTGCTGCAGCAGCACCGGTTCGTGTTCCGCTTAATGAATACTGGGTATCCAGGGTAAGGTAAGGAGTATCAGTTTGCAGCTTATGAAGATGTGATGGGTCCCTGAACAGAAGTCCACCTGCAGGAATGGTACATAGTCCCATTTTATGGGGGTCTGCGGTTATTGATGAAACTCCCGGCAGCTTGAAATCAAAATCATATTTCTTATCAAGAAATGGTATAACAAAAGCCCCGAAGGCAGCATCCACATGCAGGAAAATGCCCCGTTCCACAGCCATATCTGATAATTCCTTGATAGGATCGATCTGGCCAAATTCAGTAGTACCAGCTATTCCAATAAGGCCTACTGTGTTATTGTCTATAAGGGAGTCAACTGCGCCCAGGTCGACTTTGAACTCCTCATCAACCCGGGCTTTTCGCACTTCGATCCTGAGAATGTCTGCAATCTTATCAAAAGAGAAATGGGCTGATTGGGGTACAATAATATTGGGCGTTGTGCTTATTCCGCTGTTTCGGGCTGCTCGAATGGCCTGGATATTGGATTCGGTACCCCCTGTTGTGATATAACCATGTACAGATGGGTCTCCCAACATTCCTCCCATCATGTTTATTACCCTATGCTCTAGGGCCTGTGTGCCTGGAAACAATCCCGCATCACCTAAATTGGCTTCCAGAAACATTGCATGGGCCTTGACAGCTATGGGATGCGGAATGGTACACATGGCACTGAGTACACGGTTATATGATACATCCTGTGCTTTGTAGTTTCCTAGTCTGTCCAGGACCTCTTCTTCGCTTAAGCCGTTATTTTTCATATTGTCATCCTGAAAAGGCCATATCAATGTTAAATTATTCTATTCTTTTTCAGGTCCGACCTTGCTGTCTCTTCTGCCTTTCGGATAATCTCCTTTACAGGGAGGCCAGTTTCCCGGGCGATTTCTTTGCAGTCATCGAATTCTGCTGAAATGTTGAGAAATTCACCTTTATTATCACAGGCTATTTTCACGTGGATAATATAGGAGTTTCCTGCTACAGTGATATTTACTTCTATTATCTTTCGCTGCACAGTGAATCTATGCATAACAGGTACCTGTCTCACTCCAAGACTTCCCGTTTCTACTATGATCCTCTTTGCCAAATGGTGCGCATGAGATGGTTTACAGATGACTTTGATCAAAGCACCGCTTCGCCCTTTTTTCATAGTTGCTGGTATTATAGAGACATCCAGCGCACCATCATCCATTAGTTCCTGAATGAGATATCCAAGCACTTCTCCTGTCACATCATCCACATTTGTCTCCAGCATCGCAATATGATCTATTACCAATGATGCGTCAAGTTCCCCCATCACAGTTCTAAGCACATTGGGAAGACCTGTTTCCTTTGACCCTGCACCATAACCTGTCTTGGAAGATATCATCTGAGGAAACATACTACTTGAATAACCATATTTATCAACAAAATGTGCCAGTATAGCAGCTCCTGTGGGTGTTAATAGTTCATGATCCACGGGACCTCCCTTCCAGATCAGTTTTGAATTATTAAGAATCTCAAGAGTTGCCGGGGCAGGGACAGGTAATTTTCCGTGAGCAGTATTTACAAATCCACCTCCCACAGATATAGGCATGCAGATTACCTTTGAATTTGTCAGCCCAAGATCGTGAAAAGCAACCACTGCACCCACAATATCTGCAATTGCATCCTGCTGTCCCATTTCATGCAGGTGCAGCTCATCCAATGTTGTGCCATGTACTGAAGCTTCAGATCGACCCACCAACTCCATAACATCTATTACATCCTCAATTATCTTTTGGGGCAAACCTTTAGATTTGACCTGACCGATTATCTCTCTGAAATTATATTGTGAAGTAGATCTCTGGACAACCTCGATCCTGGTTGCAGAGATTAGTTCTTTTTTATTTTCATATGTGTCTACATCAACATCAGCTGCCAATTCCATTGAACTAATCACAATTTTTTTATCAGCGCCCAGGTTTAACAAGCTACCAATGATCATATCACCTGAAGCCCCGGAAAAAGGGTCAAATACCAAAACTTTAGTTGTCCTGTTCATATTGTTTTACAGGTATGTTCTAATTGGAAAAATACTTATATGTATTCAATAGACAACAATATAATAATTCATTTGATAATTAATTATTTAATTTTGAAAAAATAATAAGAAGGTTTCTACTTGGACTACATTCAACTCAAAGTAACAAAAGCTTATCCAACTGATTCTGCAAAAGGGATTGCAAGGATCGATCCGAATCTGATTCAAAAGCTGCAGATCTCAGTGGGTGATATTATCCTCCTGGAAGGAAATAAGATCACTGCGGCCAAGGTATGGGAAGCAGATAGGCAAGATTGGAATAAAGACTCTATCAGAATTGACGGATTCACCCGTCAAAATGCTGGTGTAGGTTTAGGTGAGAGCATTAAAGTAACAACAGTTAAAACTCTGGGAGCTACCAAAATCGTGCTTGCACCTCCTGAAGGACAGGTCATTCAGCCTGGAGGTGAAGCAAATGATCTTGTCAAACGCCAGATAATGAAACGACCTATAGTAGAAGGAGATCTAATTCCTATTATTAGTACAACAGCAAGTCCAATTCTGGGTCATATGAACACAGGTCAAACGATACCTTTAATTGCAGTAAAAGTAGAGCCGGAAGGCGTTGTAATCATAAAAGAACAAACAGAGATTGAACTTTTAGACAAACCTGTCACAGGATATGATACACTTGCAACTACAGGTATAACCTATGAGGACCTGGGGGGTTTAGGTGACCAGATACAGCACCTTCGCGAAATGATAGAACTGCCCCTAAAACACCCTGAGATATTTGACAAGCTTGGCATTAACCCTCCGGCTGGTGTGCTGATGCACGGACCTCCCGGTACTGGTAAGACCATGATCGCCAAAGCTGTTGCAAATGAGAGTGGAGCGAGATTCTTCTCTATAGCAGGGCCGGAGATAATGAGCAAGCATTACGGAGAGAGCGAAAAAGGCTTGAGGGATATCTTTGAAGAAGCATCTAGCAATGCACCCAGTATAATATTTTTTGACGAATTGGATGCCATTGCAGGCAAAAGGGAAGAGTCTGTGGGAGAAGTTGAGCGCAGGGTAGTTGCACAGCTTTTGACCTTAATGGATGGCGTGTCTGAGAGGGGGCAAGTAGTGGTAATAGGAGCTACAAATAGGATCAATGCAATAGATGTAGCACTGCGCAGGCCAGGTAGGTTTGACAGGGAGATAGAAATAAGTGTGCCTGATAGGGATGACAGGTTGGAGATATTGCAGATCCATACCAGGAGCATGCCATTATCAAAAGATGTAAACCTTGAAGAACTGGCTGATAACACTCATGGGTTCGTGGGTGCCGACCTTGCAGCACTATGCAGGGAAGCTGCAATGAAGACTCTCAGGAGCTTTAACAAAATTTTCAATCTTGAGCAGGAGATTCCGCAGGAACAGCTCAACGAAATAGAGATCACTTCCGATGATTTTTCTCTTGCTTTAAAGGAAGTTGAACCATCGGCCATGCGTGAGGTTATGGTTGAAGTTCCAGCCGTGAGATGGAATGATGTGGGTGGCCTCGACAAATCCCGTCAGGAAATCCTGGAAGCTGTGGAATGGCCGCTTAGAAATCCTGAAAGATTCAGACAAATGGGACTCCAACCGCCTAATGGAATCTTGTTGTATGGACCGCCAGGTACTGGTAAGACTTTGATAGCAAAAGCCGTAGCTACAGAAATAAGTGCCAATTTTATCAGCATAAGGGGACCCCAACTGCTGTCAAAATGGATGGGAGAAAGTGAAAAGGCAATACGTGAAGTATTCAAGAAATCAAAACAGGTATCTCCATGCATTATTTTCTTTGATGAAATTGATGCGCTTGCACCCATAAGGGGCATGGATTCCAGCAGCAGGGCCATGGAACGTGTAGTTAACCAATTGCTGATCGAGATGGACGGTCTGGAAGTGTTAAAAGATGTGGTGGTGGTGGCAGCTACCAACCGACCTGATATGATTGATCCAGCCCTGATAAGATCCGGGCGATTCGACAGGGCGGTTTTCATCGGTCCGCCTACCAAGGATGGGCGTGAAGAGATACTCAAGATTCATACCAGGAATATACCTCTATCAGAGGATGTGGATATAATTGAGATCGCTGATCAAACAGATGGTTATGTTGGTTCTGATCTGGAGGCGATCTGCCGTGAGGCTGTTCTGTTAGCTATGAGAGAGAAATTTGATGCAAAAACTGTGGAAATGCGTCATTTCAGAAATGCTCTGAAAAAGGTCAGACCGGCCCTAAATGAGAATATCCAGGAATATTATCAGCAATTGGAAGCCCAATTCAAGGGCGGCGTTAAAACAGAACAGAAGTCTTATATAGGTTATCGGTAAAATTTGGAGAGATAACAATGACACGAATATTTGCCAGGAATCTTAAAGACAAACAGGTCATGAGTTCAGATGGAATCACGTTGGGAATTATCAACAACATCGTGATCGATGTCAAATCCGGAGCGGTAATAGACCTGGTTGTCAAGCCTGATATCGCACTCGATAAAGAAAAATATCAGATGGAAGATGAGTTTATTCTTGTACCTTTTGATGCTGTAAGAGCTATCAAAGACTATATTGTGGTTGACAAGAATCAGGCTAAGACAGATGTAAAAACGTAAGTGTAGACTTAATAAGTCCCAAAAAATTATATTTTTCTTTTATTCATTTTTCGTATATATTCCAAAGCTTCGATTGCCCCTTTTCCATATGAATCTGAAGTCACATGATCAGCCACATCTTTTAGATCAGGATGAGCATTAGCTACAGCAAATCCCAGTCCAGCAACTTTGAGCATTTCAATATCATTAGCAGAATCCCCTATTGCTGCAAAGTCTTTTGGATCGGTCTTCATTAATGCTGCCACTTGTGCAAGTCCCGTACCCTTGTTCACTTCTGTGGTCTTGATATGCACTGCAAA includes:
- the mfnA gene encoding tyrosine decarboxylase MfnA, whose amino-acid sequence is MKNNGLSEEEVLDRLGNYKAQDVSYNRVLSAMCTIPHPIAVKAHAMFLEANLGDAGLFPGTQALEHRVINMMGGMLGDPSVHGYITTGGTESNIQAIRAARNSGISTTPNIIVPQSAHFSFDKIADILRIEVRKARVDEEFKVDLGAVDSLIDNNTVGLIGIAGTTEFGQIDPIKELSDMAVERGIFLHVDAAFGAFVIPFLDKKYDFDFKLPGVSSITADPHKMGLCTIPAGGLLFRDPSHLHKLQTDTPYLTLDTQYSLSGTRTGAAAAATYAVMKYLGWDGYSQIVDSCMKLTKNLVKRASEFGAETLMNPVMNVAVLDVGDVKRVRKELSVKGWSTSITRDPKALRLVIMPHLNEVVLEKFLLDLEQVCRTTT
- the larC gene encoding nickel pincer cofactor biosynthesis protein LarC, translating into MNRTTKVLVFDPFSGASGDMIIGSLLNLGADKKIVISSMELAADVDVDTYENKKELISATRIEVVQRSTSQYNFREIIGQVKSKGLPQKIIEDVIDVMELVGRSEASVHGTTLDELHLHEMGQQDAIADIVGAVVAFHDLGLTNSKVICMPISVGGGFVNTAHGKLPVPAPATLEILNNSKLIWKGGPVDHELLTPTGAAILAHFVDKYGYSSSMFPQMISSKTGYGAGSKETGLPNVLRTVMGELDASLVIDHIAMLETNVDDVTGEVLGYLIQELMDDGALDVSIIPATMKKGRSGALIKVICKPSHAHHLAKRIIVETGSLGVRQVPVMHRFTVQRKIIEVNITVAGNSYIIHVKIACDNKGEFLNISAEFDDCKEIARETGLPVKEIIRKAEETARSDLKKNRII
- a CDS encoding CDC48 family AAA ATPase — translated: MDYIQLKVTKAYPTDSAKGIARIDPNLIQKLQISVGDIILLEGNKITAAKVWEADRQDWNKDSIRIDGFTRQNAGVGLGESIKVTTVKTLGATKIVLAPPEGQVIQPGGEANDLVKRQIMKRPIVEGDLIPIISTTASPILGHMNTGQTIPLIAVKVEPEGVVIIKEQTEIELLDKPVTGYDTLATTGITYEDLGGLGDQIQHLREMIELPLKHPEIFDKLGINPPAGVLMHGPPGTGKTMIAKAVANESGARFFSIAGPEIMSKHYGESEKGLRDIFEEASSNAPSIIFFDELDAIAGKREESVGEVERRVVAQLLTLMDGVSERGQVVVIGATNRINAIDVALRRPGRFDREIEISVPDRDDRLEILQIHTRSMPLSKDVNLEELADNTHGFVGADLAALCREAAMKTLRSFNKIFNLEQEIPQEQLNEIEITSDDFSLALKEVEPSAMREVMVEVPAVRWNDVGGLDKSRQEILEAVEWPLRNPERFRQMGLQPPNGILLYGPPGTGKTLIAKAVATEISANFISIRGPQLLSKWMGESEKAIREVFKKSKQVSPCIIFFDEIDALAPIRGMDSSSRAMERVVNQLLIEMDGLEVLKDVVVVAATNRPDMIDPALIRSGRFDRAVFIGPPTKDGREEILKIHTRNIPLSEDVDIIEIADQTDGYVGSDLEAICREAVLLAMREKFDAKTVEMRHFRNALKKVRPALNENIQEYYQQLEAQFKGGVKTEQKSYIGYR
- a CDS encoding TIGR00296 family protein, producing MSDLVTDDDGRIALELARKAITEYLNSKKVIEPEGLSPVFYENRGVFVTLNNRIGSQKELRGCIGRPYPVMPLGDAIIISAINAATEDTRFNPVTIKELKEISIEVTVLTTSYRLEVEPEKLPGEIIVGRHGLIVQKGPYAGLLLPQVAVEHGFDAGRFLDQTCLKAGLYPDAWLESDTEVYAFEGQIFHEE
- a CDS encoding proteasome-activating nucleotidase, with the protein product MENTIARHSSETNFSNSQESTEDDVQSLKEKLRQLEEQNDQIQKRLLDAAVANSNYLQTIQKLKEQNQQLKEPPLFIASVMEIVDNLALLRQHGSNQEVITHIPVDLMGELEAGMRVAVNNAFGMVKVLSRSADVRARVMELIESPNTDYNSIGGLNKEIQDVVETIELPLTDPQLFKEVGVEPPKGILLYGAPGTGKTLIAKAVASRAKATFIRMSGSELVQKYVGEGARLVRDVFQMAREKAPSIVFIDEIDSVGGRRTHDGTTGSAEVNRTMVQLLAELDGFEDRGDVKIIAATNRIDLLDPALLRPGRFDRIIEIPMPDEKGRFEIFKIHTRNMALDSDVNLDKMVKMTDGLSGADIKAIVTEAGMFVIRRKARTIKMSDFMDAYHKIIVEEHDDEPHGMFV
- a CDS encoding transcription factor S; this encodes MEFCPKCKSMMMPSGNVMKCRKCAFEKEKAGASNILAKQEFKEREVTVLEGDEAAGLPTTNAHCEECGNKIAYWWLRQLRSADESETRFFRCTKCAKTWREYD
- a CDS encoding PRC-barrel domain-containing protein translates to MTRIFARNLKDKQVMSSDGITLGIINNIVIDVKSGAVIDLVVKPDIALDKEKYQMEDEFILVPFDAVRAIKDYIVVDKNQAKTDVKT